The following proteins come from a genomic window of Micavibrio aeruginosavorus EPB:
- a CDS encoding DUF1489 family protein — MAKMISTDPIHMIKLAVGVDDVGHLHALQSARLFDFDGALATCAWTRRKPTRDGGLLNGGSIYWIIKGRIQARQAFLGFEMEDTDEGPYCRLVLDPALMLVAAMPHRAFQGWRYLDPAKAPPDLRFFDPDLAAEDDEMPADLTAQLRDAGLI; from the coding sequence ATGGCTAAAATGATCTCCACCGATCCTATTCATATGATCAAGCTGGCTGTCGGCGTGGACGATGTTGGGCATTTACATGCGTTGCAATCCGCCCGCCTGTTTGATTTTGACGGGGCGTTGGCCACCTGTGCGTGGACCCGGCGTAAACCCACGCGGGATGGTGGGCTGCTGAATGGTGGGTCCATATATTGGATCATCAAGGGCCGTATTCAGGCCCGACAGGCCTTTTTGGGCTTTGAGATGGAGGATACGGATGAGGGACCGTATTGTCGGCTGGTTCTGGATCCGGCTTTGATGCTGGTGGCGGCCATGCCGCACCGGGCATTTCAGGGGTGGCGATACCTTGACCCGGCCAAAGCCCCGCCCGATCTGCGGTTTTTTGACCCGGATCTGGCTGCTGAAGATGATGAAATGCCTGCCGATCTGACCGCGCAATTGCGCGATGCGGGATTGATTTAA